From Nilaparvata lugens isolate BPH chromosome 7, ASM1435652v1, whole genome shotgun sequence, one genomic window encodes:
- the LOC120352461 gene encoding LOW QUALITY PROTEIN: homogentisate 1,2-dioxygenase-like (The sequence of the model RefSeq protein was modified relative to this genomic sequence to represent the inferred CDS: inserted 1 base in 1 codon) has translation LEIFNGHFDLPNLGPIGANGLANPRDFQTPGAYYEDKDDEYSIVSKYQGKLFSAKQNHSXFDVVAFNGNYVPYKYDLNKFMTINTVSFDHCDPSIFTVLTCSSNKPGTAIADFVIFPPRWSVAENTFRPPYFHRNCMSEFMGLITGKYEAKEDGFMPGGASLHSMMTPHGPDAECFKSASEAPLKPCRVADGTMAFMFESSLSLFVTKWGEKICQKLDPDYFKCWLNLKKQFNGIK, from the exons TTGGAAATATTCAACGGTCATTTCGATCTGCCAAATCTTGGTCCAATAGGTGCCAACGGCCTGGCCAATCCGAGAGATTTCCAAACGCCTGGTGCATATTACGAAGACAAGGATGATGAGTATTCTATTGTTTCCAAATATcaagggaaattattttctgCTAAACAAAATCACA TTTTTGACGTAGTGGCTTTTAATGGAAACTACGTTCCTTACAAAtatgatttgaataaattcatgacCATAAACACAGTTTCGTTCGATCATTGTGACCCTTCGATTTTCACAGTACTCACCTGCTCTTCTAATAAGCCGGGAACAGCGATAGCTGACTTTGTAATTTTCCCTCCAAGATGGTCAGTGGCTGAAAATACTTTCAGACCTCCTTATTTCCACAGAAACTGTATGAGCGAGTTCATGGGACTTATAACTGGTAAATATGAAGCAAAAGAAGACGGCTTTATGCCCGGGGGAGCGTCCCTTCATTCCATGATGACTCCTCATGGTCCCGATGCCGAATGCTTCAAATCAGCTTCAGAAGCACCATTGAAACCTTGCAGGGTGGCAGATGGTACTATGGCATTCATGTTTGAGAGTTCACTCAGCTTATTTGTCACTAAATGGGGAGAGAAAATCTGCCAGAAATTGGACCCCGACTACTTCAAATGTTGGctgaatttgaagaaacaatttaACGGAATAAAGTGA